In Halorientalis sp. LT38, a genomic segment contains:
- a CDS encoding transcription initiation factor IIB family protein, whose amino-acid sequence MYRASDEVEHAEWLAELEAAADRLDLDDAVRSRAADLFLSTVPADDRSKRAAIAASLYVATLVGGDRRAQGEVADAVGVSRLSVQQRWKDLLEETGLDAPDW is encoded by the coding sequence GTGTACCGCGCCAGCGACGAGGTCGAACACGCCGAGTGGCTCGCCGAGCTGGAAGCGGCCGCCGATCGACTCGACCTCGACGACGCCGTCCGTTCGCGCGCGGCGGACCTGTTCCTCTCCACCGTCCCAGCGGACGACCGCTCGAAGCGCGCGGCGATCGCCGCGAGTCTCTACGTCGCGACGCTGGTGGGCGGCGATCGACGTGCGCAGGGCGAGGTGGCCGACGCCGTCGGCGTCTCGCGACTCTCCGTCCAGCAGCGCTGGAAGGATCTGCTAGAAGAGACAGGACTGGACGCCCCGGACTGGTGA
- a CDS encoding LamB/YcsF family protein, which translates to MAHHIDINCDMGESFGKYTKGRDAEVMPYITTANIAGGYHAGDPHVMRRTVALADDHDVDVGVHPGLPDKLGFGRRTMDASPEEVRDYVVSQLGALRAFADQLGVPFQHVKPHGAMYTMLSESEDHARAVIEGILEVDEDLIYLATDMNIYEVAQEYSIRTAFEGYVDLDYRSDRSVVIPKEKTARDPELVADRFISIATEGVVETPSGEQLDIPAESICVHGDTPNIVEILAAIHDRLDDTDIELTGVADIV; encoded by the coding sequence ATGGCTCACCACATCGACATCAACTGCGACATGGGCGAGAGTTTCGGCAAGTACACCAAAGGCCGGGACGCCGAGGTGATGCCCTACATCACCACTGCGAACATCGCCGGCGGGTATCACGCGGGTGACCCACACGTTATGCGGCGAACGGTCGCGCTCGCAGACGACCACGACGTCGATGTCGGTGTCCATCCGGGCCTTCCCGACAAACTCGGCTTCGGGCGTCGAACGATGGACGCCTCACCCGAGGAGGTTCGAGACTACGTCGTCTCCCAACTCGGCGCACTGCGAGCGTTCGCCGACCAACTCGGCGTCCCGTTCCAGCACGTCAAACCCCACGGGGCGATGTACACGATGCTCTCCGAGAGCGAGGATCACGCCCGAGCGGTGATCGAGGGCATCCTGGAGGTCGACGAGGATCTGATCTACCTCGCGACGGATATGAACATCTACGAGGTCGCACAGGAGTATTCCATTCGAACCGCGTTCGAGGGCTACGTCGACCTGGATTACCGGTCGGATCGGAGCGTCGTGATCCCGAAAGAGAAGACGGCCCGCGACCCGGAACTCGTCGCCGACCGATTCATCAGCATCGCAACCGAGGGCGTCGTGGAGACGCCGTCCGGCGAGCAGCTCGACATCCCGGCCGAGAGCATCTGCGTCCACGGGGACACCCCGAACATCGTCGAGATTCTGGCGGCGATTCACGACCGCCTCGACGACACCGATATCGAACTCACCGGTGTCGCCGACATCGTCTGA
- a CDS encoding MOSC domain-containing protein has translation MEAVESVRAVQGGLEGDRYRRGSGYYSGYDECEVTLLDAAAIERIRSEHGIDLRDGRHRRNVVTRGVDVYDLLETRFEIGDAVLEGTRPRPPCAHVEQVAGEEGVARSLTDGRGGICADVVEPGEIAVGDAIEIGDSTAADPDALADAIRDRRS, from the coding sequence ATGGAAGCCGTCGAGTCCGTCCGTGCCGTCCAGGGCGGGCTCGAAGGCGACCGCTATCGCCGCGGGAGCGGCTATTACTCGGGCTACGACGAGTGCGAGGTGACGCTGCTCGATGCGGCGGCCATCGAGCGGATCAGATCGGAGCACGGCATCGACCTGCGCGACGGCCGCCACCGCCGGAACGTGGTGACGCGCGGGGTCGACGTCTACGACCTCCTCGAGACGCGGTTCGAGATCGGTGACGCAGTGCTGGAGGGGACCCGCCCGCGACCGCCCTGTGCGCACGTCGAACAGGTCGCCGGCGAGGAGGGGGTCGCCCGATCGCTGACGGACGGCCGCGGCGGGATCTGCGCCGACGTCGTCGAACCCGGGGAGATCGCGGTCGGCGACGCGATCGAGATCGGCGACTCGACCGCAGCGGATCCGGACGCACTGGCCGACGCGATCAGGGATCGGCGATCCTGA
- a CDS encoding mRNA surveillance protein pelota, with amino-acid sequence MRIADRVRVEGGKERITVVPETLDDLWHLTYVLEPGDLVGGDTTRRIQRNDDQMRDTGGEREHMYVTIAVDDVEFARFANRLRVGGEIVDCSREDQLGHHHTLNVEERDELEVEKRWKSDQLERLNEAVEASENPDVAIATVEEGQAYVHTVAQYGTEERASINAPTGKGEYARPREELFSDLTDVLGRMDVAAIILAGPGFTKQDALDYIEDAAPEVAESITTVDTSGVGDRGVHEVLKRGAVDEVQEQTRIAEEADLIDELMEQIGEGQKAAYGPEQTAKAADFGAVEHLLVLDEALRRERGPDGEWDVDVDDVVESVEQQGGTVTVFSSEFDPGLQLSNLGEIAAVLRYRLE; translated from the coding sequence ATGCGTATCGCCGACCGGGTGCGGGTCGAGGGCGGGAAGGAGCGAATCACCGTCGTTCCGGAGACGCTCGACGACCTCTGGCACCTGACCTACGTCCTGGAGCCCGGCGATCTCGTCGGCGGGGACACCACGCGTCGCATCCAGCGCAACGACGACCAGATGCGCGACACCGGCGGGGAGCGCGAGCACATGTACGTCACCATCGCCGTCGACGACGTGGAGTTCGCCCGCTTCGCCAACCGGCTCCGGGTCGGCGGCGAGATCGTGGATTGCTCCCGGGAGGACCAGCTGGGCCACCACCACACGCTCAACGTCGAGGAGCGCGACGAACTGGAGGTCGAGAAGCGCTGGAAATCGGATCAACTCGAGCGCCTGAACGAGGCCGTCGAGGCCTCGGAGAACCCCGACGTCGCCATCGCGACGGTCGAGGAGGGGCAGGCCTACGTCCACACGGTCGCCCAGTACGGGACCGAGGAGCGAGCGAGCATCAACGCGCCGACCGGGAAGGGGGAGTACGCCCGCCCCCGCGAAGAACTGTTTTCGGACCTGACGGACGTGCTGGGACGGATGGACGTCGCGGCGATCATCCTCGCGGGCCCAGGGTTCACGAAGCAGGACGCGCTCGATTACATCGAGGACGCGGCCCCCGAGGTGGCCGAGTCGATCACCACTGTCGACACCAGCGGGGTGGGTGATCGCGGGGTCCACGAAGTCCTCAAGCGAGGGGCGGTCGACGAGGTCCAGGAGCAGACCCGGATCGCCGAGGAGGCGGACCTGATCGACGAACTGATGGAACAGATCGGCGAGGGGCAGAAGGCGGCCTACGGGCCCGAACAGACGGCCAAGGCAGCCGATTTCGGTGCGGTGGAGCACCTGCTCGTGCTGGACGAGGCGCTCCGGCGCGAACGCGGCCCGGACGGCGAGTGGGACGTGGACGTCGACGACGTCGTCGAGTCGGTCGAACAGCAGGGCGGCACCGTGACGGTGTTCTCGAGCGAGTTCGATCCCGGACTGCAACTGTCGAACCTCGGTGAGATCGCGGCCGTCCTGCGGTACCGACTCGAGTGA
- a CDS encoding universal stress protein, with amino-acid sequence MYERILVPTDGSTGTAHVAMQAIDLAEQYGGTVSVFHVVDETASSLLEATGSRDQLEEQGRRAVERIERMAQVHGVDVETEIRTGDPATAILEYAEEIDADLIVAGTHGRSGVERRLIGSVAERLVRHADCPVMTVRLPESDETVTDAADARAIAEDALAESEYGDGEITGVERQVSVWVVDVDADGESLVAYIDPVTQRTSLVARH; translated from the coding sequence GTGTACGAACGCATCCTCGTTCCGACGGATGGGAGTACAGGGACGGCCCACGTCGCCATGCAGGCGATCGACCTGGCCGAACAGTACGGCGGGACGGTCTCGGTCTTCCACGTGGTCGACGAGACGGCGAGTTCGTTACTGGAGGCCACGGGGTCCCGGGACCAACTCGAGGAGCAGGGCCGGCGGGCGGTCGAGCGGATCGAGCGGATGGCGCAGGTCCACGGCGTCGACGTCGAGACGGAGATCCGGACGGGCGATCCGGCGACGGCGATCCTCGAGTACGCCGAGGAGATCGACGCGGACCTGATCGTGGCGGGCACGCACGGGCGCTCCGGGGTCGAGCGACGGCTGATCGGGAGCGTCGCGGAGCGACTCGTTCGCCACGCGGACTGTCCGGTCATGACGGTCCGGCTGCCCGAGAGCGACGAGACGGTGACCGACGCCGCGGACGCGCGGGCCATCGCCGAGGACGCGCTCGCGGAGAGCGAGTACGGCGACGGGGAGATCACGGGCGTCGAGCGACAGGTCAGTGTCTGGGTGGTGGACGTCGACGCCGACGGCGAGTCGCTGGTGGCCTACATCGATCCCGTGACCCAGCGGACGAGCCTGGTCGCCCGGCACTGA
- a CDS encoding HpcH/HpaI aldolase family protein, with amino-acid sequence MPDGQRSNALKARLDADEVALGVLDSTYSPTLVELYGDLGLDFVWIDLEHGGPSPWDAGAMENLLRAAEVTDTELLVRVPTSEPAQIRKALDAGVRNLFLARAEGADEVRRAVEAARFRYGGGAGKRGLAAPRARRWGMADEYVVTEDAETVVGVTVETRETLDDLDEILGIEDLGFVFIGPLDLSVQLGHPGELDHPEVREAVEMVRSKAVDAGVPVGGLGFGMDDVNEKVDEGYQLLNLGSTAGALQAAVSDWLDAYDGDRS; translated from the coding sequence ATGCCCGACGGTCAGCGATCGAACGCGCTGAAGGCCCGACTCGACGCCGACGAGGTGGCCCTCGGCGTCCTCGACAGCACCTACAGTCCGACGCTGGTGGAACTGTACGGCGACCTCGGTCTCGACTTCGTCTGGATCGACCTGGAACACGGCGGCCCGAGCCCCTGGGACGCCGGCGCGATGGAGAACCTGTTGCGCGCGGCCGAGGTGACCGACACGGAACTCCTGGTCCGCGTCCCGACGAGCGAACCGGCACAGATCAGGAAAGCCCTCGACGCCGGCGTCCGCAACCTGTTCCTCGCCAGGGCCGAGGGGGCCGACGAGGTGCGACGCGCCGTCGAGGCCGCGCGGTTCCGGTACGGGGGCGGCGCCGGCAAGCGCGGGCTGGCGGCCCCGCGTGCCCGTCGCTGGGGGATGGCCGACGAGTACGTCGTCACAGAGGACGCCGAGACGGTCGTCGGCGTCACCGTCGAGACTCGTGAGACGCTGGACGACCTGGACGAGATCCTGGGCATCGAGGATCTCGGATTCGTGTTCATCGGCCCGCTGGACCTCTCGGTCCAGTTAGGCCACCCCGGGGAACTCGACCACCCGGAGGTCCGCGAGGCCGTCGAGATGGTCCGGTCGAAGGCCGTCGACGCCGGCGTCCCGGTCGGCGGCCTCGGCTTCGGCATGGACGACGTCAACGAGAAGGTCGACGAGGGGTACCAACTGCTCAACCTCGGGAGCACCGCCGGCGCCCTCCAGGCTGCGGTCTCGGACTGGCTGGACGCGTACGACGGCGACCGGAGCTAA
- a CDS encoding MBL fold metallo-hydrolase, with the protein MRVTFLGTGSAMPTGERFQTGILLEAGGDRLLLDCGSGVIHALQTTDVGYEGVDTVLLTHHHLDHLADLLPLMKARWLAGAESLEIVGPPGTPDLVRDLLSVHEYMQNRLDLTLRTVEDGESFEVAGFSGRAKATRHSMPCLAYRLAHDADRDGDTEPPAFGFSGDSEAFPELIDFFDGCPVLAHDCSFPDEVDVSNHPTPASLGDALAAADAEIGRVYLTHLYPHTEGEHDAMLDSLGERYDGDVRFARDGLSVEIA; encoded by the coding sequence ATGCGCGTCACTTTCCTCGGCACCGGGAGTGCGATGCCCACTGGCGAGCGGTTCCAGACCGGCATCCTGCTGGAGGCCGGCGGGGATCGCCTCCTGCTCGACTGCGGCAGCGGCGTGATCCACGCCCTCCAGACCACCGACGTCGGCTACGAGGGCGTCGACACCGTCCTCCTGACGCACCATCACCTCGACCACCTCGCCGACCTCCTCCCGCTCATGAAGGCCCGGTGGCTCGCCGGCGCGGAGTCGCTCGAAATCGTCGGCCCGCCGGGCACGCCGGACCTGGTCCGCGACCTGCTCTCCGTCCACGAGTACATGCAGAACCGCCTCGACCTCACCCTCCGGACCGTCGAGGACGGCGAGTCCTTCGAGGTCGCCGGCTTTTCCGGGCGAGCGAAGGCAACCCGCCACTCGATGCCCTGTCTGGCCTACCGTCTCGCTCACGATGCGGACCGCGACGGCGACACCGAGCCGCCGGCCTTCGGCTTCAGCGGCGACAGCGAGGCGTTCCCCGAGCTGATCGACTTTTTCGACGGCTGTCCCGTCCTGGCCCACGACTGCTCGTTCCCCGACGAGGTGGACGTCTCCAACCACCCGACGCCCGCCTCGCTCGGCGACGCGCTCGCCGCGGCCGACGCCGAAATCGGCCGGGTCTACCTCACCCACCTCTATCCCCACACCGAGGGCGAACACGACGCGATGCTCGACTCGCTGGGCGAGCGCTACGACGGCGACGTCCGCTTCGCCAGGGACGGCCTGTCGGTCGAGATAGCCTGA
- a CDS encoding DolP-mannose mannosyltransferase encodes MQVVPATVPRTRSDLHDWIEAHWFPLLAGGAIALVLVGTLIQAVDNPWHVSSDSALFQHGGWYITQGATPYVDFWDLKPPLIYAVTTVLAVLSGGNMAVLHVLSVLAAIGAIAAGVTAVGVLNYRLTGDGLASVAAGWSVFAVTTLFTYPYAGIRPKYMTFCVGMVALLLAYDERWLASGAAAAVAAGFWHLGAPLAALVLAMSYYDGRRAGLLRAVGGAALVTALVLLPFVLTDNLVPLFVEVVLTPLYGAGEYPLASRLIEPIYEVGWGVLLFPIGMYGWFRAADGDWSRYWWVAVGGITYQVLFFVEMAGAIDAALAIPFAGLGVGALIADTPTPSRRTLLLGLVVLLVAGSYYWNADGTVTPIRDRIGEQQESWGEIDYGPLAAEPPGVPDMQTIYWEQLKPDTCHYRLDNKQRAFVFQTGGTLLEPTCGEWPFDQPPVPWIFDRVTPW; translated from the coding sequence ATGCAGGTGGTTCCCGCGACGGTCCCGCGAACGCGGAGCGACCTCCACGACTGGATCGAGGCCCACTGGTTCCCCCTCCTCGCCGGGGGTGCCATCGCGCTCGTCCTCGTCGGGACACTCATCCAGGCGGTCGACAACCCCTGGCACGTCAGCAGCGACTCAGCCCTCTTCCAGCACGGGGGCTGGTACATCACCCAGGGCGCGACGCCGTACGTCGACTTCTGGGACCTCAAACCGCCGCTCATCTACGCCGTGACGACCGTCCTCGCGGTCCTCTCCGGCGGCAACATGGCCGTCCTCCACGTCCTCAGCGTTCTGGCCGCCATTGGTGCAATCGCCGCCGGCGTCACCGCGGTCGGCGTGCTCAACTACCGCCTGACGGGTGACGGCCTCGCGAGCGTGGCGGCCGGCTGGTCGGTCTTCGCCGTGACCACGCTGTTCACCTACCCCTACGCCGGGATCCGACCGAAGTACATGACCTTCTGCGTGGGAATGGTGGCGCTACTGCTGGCCTACGACGAGCGCTGGCTCGCGAGCGGTGCTGCCGCCGCCGTCGCCGCCGGATTCTGGCACCTCGGTGCGCCCCTCGCCGCCCTCGTGCTGGCGATGTCGTACTACGACGGGCGGCGAGCGGGCCTGCTTCGCGCCGTCGGCGGCGCCGCGCTGGTCACGGCGCTGGTGCTCCTCCCGTTCGTGCTGACGGACAATCTCGTCCCGCTGTTCGTCGAAGTAGTCCTCACGCCGCTTTACGGGGCCGGTGAGTACCCCCTCGCGAGCCGGCTGATCGAGCCGATCTACGAGGTCGGCTGGGGTGTGCTCCTCTTCCCGATCGGCATGTACGGCTGGTTCAGGGCTGCAGACGGCGACTGGTCCCGCTACTGGTGGGTCGCCGTCGGCGGGATCACCTACCAGGTCCTCTTCTTCGTCGAGATGGCCGGCGCGATCGACGCGGCGCTGGCGATCCCCTTCGCCGGACTCGGCGTGGGTGCGCTGATCGCCGACACGCCGACCCCGTCCCGACGGACGCTGCTACTGGGGCTCGTCGTCCTCCTGGTCGCCGGGAGCTACTACTGGAACGCCGACGGGACCGTCACGCCGATCCGCGACCGAATCGGCGAGCAGCAGGAGTCCTGGGGCGAAATCGACTACGGCCCGCTCGCGGCCGAACCGCCTGGCGTGCCGGACATGCAGACGATCTACTGGGAGCAACTGAAACCCGACACCTGCCACTACCGACTCGACAACAAGCAACGCGCCTTCGTCTTCCAGACCGGCGGGACCCTCCTCGAACCGACCTGCGGCGAGTGGCCGTTCGACCAGCCGCCGGTCCCCTGGATCTTCGACAGAGTCACTCCCTGGTGA